In Delphinus delphis chromosome X, mDelDel1.2, whole genome shotgun sequence, the DNA window ttgaaggcttttcagtttttttttgcaAATAGCAAACTCTTAATCTTAAAACTGAACAGCAATAAACATGACATCCATGACATTAATACACTTCGATtctaaagcaaaataaacattcaATGAAGTAataacatttgaaaagatactaAACATCTCTATCataaatctatctatctagcaTCTCTCTACCTACTTATCTACCAATCATCTATCTTTAACTAGGTattcttcatttggaaaaaagaaagagatatatattttattaaaactaacTGCACCTAAACTACCATACTAGTTAAAACTgtaagaacatatatattttgttcCCTCCACCCCTACTACTCTGCACTATTTAGGAGCCTGACTGCTCTCTTCCAAAACAAAGTGAGCAAACTGCCCGCGGCCTCCCTCCCTACATGTGGGAGGAGCTGCGGGCCTTGGCCCTGGAAGGGGCTCTGCCCTCAGCAACAGCTGCAGCCCTGGCCGCGGctctctcttcctcatctttcaGAGCCTCCTCATAGAGATCTGGTAAGGCACTGGGGACGGTACCGATGATCTTGGCCAAAAACTCCAGCACTTTCATCTTGCTGGTTTCAGCGTGGGCTCTCGGGCCCCACAGGAACTCATAGAGCGGAGGATCGCTGTTGGGCACCTGGCGGTACGTCAGGTACTTCTGCTGCGCGAAATCTTTGCTGATGAGCCTCCCGGGATCCCCGAAGATCAAGTGCCTCCTCCCAGCATGGTAACCCAACGCATTGAGGAATTTCCAGAGCTCCTTTTCGGTGGCACGGTTGCCCTTCATGAAGATCGCGCCCAGGACAGTCATCAGGAGGCCGGACGTGGGCATCCTGAACTCATCACTCGGACTTGCGTCGCTGGGGAGGGCCATCTTGCTGATGAGGGCGTAGGAGTGACTGCTGGGGTCGACTTCCTTCAGCTCGAGGCCAAAGACAGCCTCCATGATATTAGAGGCTCTGCTGAGGATCTGAGGGAAGCGCTTCTTGTACTTCTTGTTGAGAGTCTTCAGCAGTGCTGCCTGCAGGATGGGCTCCTTCGTTATGTACTTCTCCAGCAGGAACTCCACGAACATTGTGGACTTCCTTCTCAGAGGATCTCTGCAACTGCTGCGAACGGAAGGTGCTGCCTGGGAGGTACCTGCACTTTTCTCATCTTGGCTCTGGGCACCCTCTTCAGATCCTGGGCATGAAACTCCTTCATCACGAGAGGTAGTGGCTGGGGCTCCCTGAGGCTCCTGGTGAGTGCCAGCAGCAGGGGAGCTCGGGGAAGTATCCCGAGAAACAGAAGCGGGGGAAGACGGCGACTCTTGTATCTCTTCTGCCGCCGCCACCACCGCCTCCTCAGTGGCCTGGGCACccttgagactctgagtctcccCCCGGGCCTGGTGGCGTTTCTTGCGGCCATGGCGCTTGTTCCTCCGGCGCCGAGGCATGATGACACAGGTCAGGGCCAGCAGGCGGGAGTGTGCGCAGGAAGGCAGGCAACGAGGGCACCTGGGGGAGGGACAAGGAGATGCTGTGAGCACCTTCAGCGGGGAGATTCCTCCCTGGCTTTAACCAAGGCCGCCTCTGCAGGGTCCTTGAGGGCACTGCTCGAGGACCCACAGGGCTCCTGTTCTCCTGCTCAGCCTGTCCCCTGAGACCCCTGTGGAGGACGGTAGAGTGAGCCGTGGGGCACAGccagccagccctgcctgggCGGTACGGGGGTGACAGTGGGGGCTGGCAGGGGAGGTAGGTCTCCGCAGTTCCCATTCAGAGTCAGGATGACAGTTGGTGGCAAGACCCCCACCCCTCTGCTGCTCTGAAGTTGACACCACCATCTTCCACGACacccaggaggaggaaaggagggagcgTTCAGCCCACCACCGAAGGGTCCTGGGACCCTCCCTTCTGCTGCCTGGTGGCTGCCCCTTCAGAACAAAGCTCTAACCTCCCTCGGACCTGGCAGAGGAAATTACGGGCGGTCTCAGCCTGAACCTGGCAGAGGAAATTACGGGCAGTCTCAGCCTGACAGTCCTTTCTTGGGAGTCTAAGGGTTGACAGGAGGGGACGGGCCATATTCTCTCTTGTCCCTTCTCTTCGGGGTGGGTGACTCCCTCAGTCCTCACTCGGGGTCCTCCCTGGACGGCCGGTGCAGCCTGGAGCTCCTCTCTTGCCCCGAGGGCCATCTGCTCGCAACAGTGCCGGCACCTCCTTGCGTCCCATTCGGAGGCGGGGAGGGTGACCACGCGGCCGCACGTGGCAGAGTTTTACCAGGCCTGCAGCGTGCGGCAGACAGGTCGAGGCCCTGTGGCTGGCGGCCCCACTGGCCCTCACTCAAGGGCTTGGGCTGACTCTTGGGAGTGCTTAGGGATGCGCCTTCTGCTGGCCTGCACCTCCCCTCTCAGACAgcagccctccctcctccatgTGTGGCCAGAAGGAAGCGGCTGACAACAGGGGAGGGGTTCTGAGGTGCCCTTGCGACGGGGAGGACGGTCCTCGCCCTGACTCCTCCCGTGCCCTGGAAATCCTCCCTCTGCTGACCTGCGGCCAGCCCCTCAGGACaagccccctcctccctgggcctcccgCGTCTGTCCGTCCGTCCGCGTTCGCACTGAGGGAGCCCCTCAGTCTGTAGACCTGCCCGGAGGCTCCCAGGCCGACGTCAGGGGCGGGGTCCGCGTGGCCGCCATTCTGGGGTGTGGAGCCCCGCGGTCCCCACGAGGGTCCCGTCCTTCACTCCACAGGGCCTGGGGCGCTCCCTGTACTGAGCTGAGCCAGGGTCCACCAGCCTCAGAGCGAGGCCTTCCTTGCCCGAGACCCCATGGGGGAAGCGGATGGACTTTGGGCCTAACAGCCAGGCCCGAGCCTCTGGGGCCGAGAGCaggggcggggtgggcggggcctgtGTGGCCGCCTCTTTTCGGAGGGAATGGGGATTGGGGGTGTCGGGGGCGTGTCCCCGCACTTCTAACTGGGGTCATCTCACACCTTGACACCTGACGAGACGTGGCACTCCTCCCGCGGCTCACCCTCGCTGGTCGGCAGCTCTCAAAAATGGCGCGGCCCCACAGCGCGGTTACGAGGAAGTCACATCCGGTCATGCGCATCTGGGCTCCAGGAGGACagcaggggcggggccggggcggggccagggcgggcggggcagggcaggacggagcgggcggggggggggggggggttgggggttgggggtggggggtgttccTGGCGGAGCTTCCCGCAGGCGTGGCACGAGGGCCTTCCATTGACTCTTGGCGGGTCCTGGGACATTTCCCTCTGCTGAGCCGAGTCAGCAGGCGTCACACCTTGGCTCTCATTTCTGTCGGCACCCCCAGCCGGAAGTATTTGGGGCCCTGAGCCTCACAGCCATGCCTGGGTCCCCCGAGACTGACAGTGAGGGCTCTTTGGGGCCCCCTCTTCTGTGGTGGATGCTGCTCTCAATCCTCTCTCAGTGTCTTCTCTTGACTCCCTGTAGGTGCTGGGCTACCTCCCGTCTGCTGACCTGAGGCCAAGGCCTCACATCAAAGACATCAGCTCCCTGAGACTGCTGGTGTGAAGTGCAGGCACATCTCATCTGGACTCTTCTGCCTGGAGCCTCCCAGAGATGGCTGCTGCAGGTAAGATGAGCTGAGGGGAAAGGAGGCGAGACTCTCTTCTGTGGTTTGGAGCCCGTCAGGTCTCACTCAAGGTCCTCACATTGACTGCTGGCGGGGCCTGcgattccttccttctctggtaTGAATCCATCCCTGTCCCCAGCCATGCCCCACAGAATCCCAGAGGAGTTAGTGAAGGGGCGCCTTAGCCTGACAGTTCCCACTGTGGTCTCTCTTTGTTGACATCAGGGGCATTGCCCAAAAGTTCAGAAATGAATTTATGTCCTTTTGTACAACTACTGTgttacttgcttttctcttttagtcCGTGCGCGATAGTCTATTAAGATGATCACTTAAAAAGGCCGGTTGTCATGCACTAAGAAAGTTTCAGATGGTTATTTCACAGCCTGTGGACCATACTGCCACATCCAGCCCAATCTTTGGTG includes these proteins:
- the LOC132418508 gene encoding melanoma-associated antigen B4-like; translation: MPRRRRNKRHGRKKRHQARGETQSLKGAQATEEAVVAAAEEIQESPSSPASVSRDTSPSSPAAGTHQEPQGAPATTSRDEGVSCPGSEEGAQSQDEKSAGTSQAAPSVRSSCRDPLRRKSTMFVEFLLEKYITKEPILQAALLKTLNKKYKKRFPQILSRASNIMEAVFGLELKEVDPSSHSYALISKMALPSDASPSDEFRMPTSGLLMTVLGAIFMKGNRATEKELWKFLNALGYHAGRRHLIFGDPGRLISKDFAQQKYLTYRQVPNSDPPLYEFLWGPRAHAETSKMKVLEFLAKIIGTVPSALPDLYEEALKDEEERAAARAAAVAEGRAPSRAKARSSSHM